A window from Prochlorococcus marinus CUG1435 encodes these proteins:
- a CDS encoding DoxX family protein produces MKNSITANKSIKSFLDFFSRLLISAIFISAIPSKINGFKITVEYISSKGFPDPIASILLVGAIICLIMGSGFFIFGENQKIGSAFLLLFLIPTTIIFHMFPFNQKAVLMNLGLIGGLIITSIRDPK; encoded by the coding sequence ATAAAAAATTCTATTACTGCAAATAAAAGTATCAAATCTTTTTTAGATTTTTTTTCAAGATTATTAATTTCGGCAATATTTATATCAGCCATACCAAGCAAAATAAATGGTTTTAAAATAACAGTTGAATATATTTCATCAAAAGGTTTTCCTGATCCAATTGCATCTATTCTTCTAGTAGGGGCCATTATATGTCTTATCATGGGTTCCGGATTCTTTATATTTGGAGAGAATCAAAAAATTGGTTCAGCATTTTTATTACTTTTTCTTATTCCAACAACAATAATTTTTCATATGTTTCCTTTTAATCAAAAAGCCGTGCTAATGAATCTAGGATTGATAGGTGGATTAATTATTACTTCTATAAGGGATCCAAAATAA
- a CDS encoding hemagglutinin: MKLKFMPIKIFRETPKVKFFDAVLEESNGCDVVIHSGEAISPPDDAKDEQYYVHNHQIDHNLVITGERTFVLINPSWDEPYHVIYLNRFMGALQIPIGTYHRSISGKEGSIVLNQPQRDKFFDPAKEFIPQKLDKISLIKARKSPPVYWIYENNQIKRLSFNPLERKINSIA; the protein is encoded by the coding sequence ATGAAATTAAAATTCATGCCAATAAAAATTTTTAGAGAAACTCCAAAAGTTAAATTCTTTGATGCAGTTTTGGAGGAATCTAATGGTTGTGATGTGGTAATTCACTCTGGAGAGGCTATCTCTCCTCCAGATGATGCTAAAGATGAACAATATTACGTTCATAATCATCAAATCGATCATAACTTAGTTATTACTGGAGAAAGAACATTTGTTTTAATAAATCCTTCATGGGATGAACCCTATCATGTGATTTATTTAAATAGATTCATGGGGGCATTACAAATTCCCATCGGAACTTATCACAGATCAATCTCAGGTAAAGAAGGCAGTATTGTTTTAAATCAGCCCCAAAGAGATAAATTTTTTGATCCAGCCAAAGAATTTATCCCACAAAAATTAGACAAAATTAGTTTAATTAAGGCAAGAAAAAGTCCTCCTGTTTATTGGATTTACGAAAATAATCAAATTAAGAGATTAAGCTTTAATCCCTTAGAACGAAAAATTAATTCCATTGCTTGA
- a CDS encoding DUF3804 family protein, whose product MNDKETIISLLNEFANPKKMASFFVKNATHDFLFIRPSGNPISAEGFEQMISGDVVQEKAEITKIHRFEFLSENTVMCIFTLGSKFTYKGTPNDDLPTVTSIFKKVDNVWKISWMQRSTGNSDLSLWD is encoded by the coding sequence ATGAATGATAAAGAAACAATAATTTCATTATTAAATGAATTTGCAAATCCCAAAAAAATGGCTTCATTTTTTGTGAAAAATGCCACTCATGATTTTTTATTCATCAGACCAAGTGGTAATCCTATAAGTGCAGAAGGATTTGAACAAATGATTTCCGGTGATGTAGTTCAAGAAAAGGCAGAAATAACTAAAATTCACCGATTCGAATTTCTAAGCGAAAATACAGTAATGTGCATTTTTACACTAGGTTCAAAATTCACTTATAAAGGTACACCTAATGATGACTTGCCAACAGTTACATCTATTTTTAAAAAAGTGGATAATGTTTGGAAAATTTCTTGGATGCAAAGATCCACAGGAAATTCAGATTTATCTTTGTGGGATTAG
- a CDS encoding carbon storage regulator CsrA, with translation MFNNLILTFFLFFSSFITIYPSRKENTNLFDYCYSLEKLITRNSLEKTKNISDNFKTFAKEITLFGNNKTKGALVNKIINQYKTSKKLFVLTIVPNQFYCFGGYWIEEINPGKFQSTFFEKSKEKVNQIKDIKKEADEFIKDINSEYKSIKNEFKKLF, from the coding sequence ATGTTTAATAATTTAATTTTAACTTTTTTTTTATTTTTTAGTTCTTTCATAACTATTTATCCTTCGCGAAAGGAAAATACCAATCTATTTGACTATTGTTATTCTCTTGAAAAGTTAATCACTAGAAATTCATTGGAAAAAACTAAAAATATATCAGATAATTTTAAGACTTTTGCAAAAGAGATTACTTTGTTTGGGAATAATAAAACTAAAGGAGCTTTAGTTAATAAGATAATTAATCAATATAAAACTTCCAAAAAATTATTTGTTTTAACTATTGTGCCTAATCAATTTTATTGTTTTGGAGGATATTGGATTGAGGAGATAAATCCAGGAAAATTCCAATCAACTTTCTTTGAGAAAAGCAAAGAAAAAGTTAATCAAATCAAGGATATTAAAAAAGAAGCAGATGAATTTATTAAAGACATTAATTCAGAATATAAATCTATAAAAAATGAATTTAAAAAACTTTTTTAA